The Bacillus carboniphilus genome contains a region encoding:
- a CDS encoding NTTRR-F1 domain, producing the protein MTLLQNIVINGQFQSGELSPWTGINACIVENPCPTVVGRYSALLKGGSEDATLEQLINVVKEESYQLFISLAANQKGTSPFVRIVLEYLDSDLVFIENGVELNIEKSQLPNGKQDTFKLITENTTTLPQNAAFARLIITKKGIKNTTAIFIDNVVLNRVNTSFDVTIPFAYVGNTGETSVTPLPIGDTIQLSGGNPVAMALVNNCVYVANGRIITVIDTTDDSTTPIAISLDTLYQYNRNILVNSSETKIYVCAGESTDSAGLVVVIDTSSNSLEAQVEVGVEPVALALTSDDETLYVLSQTANTVSVIDTDTNTFTASFTASTNRTDATFLQINPDNSKLIIGYQSANSFDVYNIPENTFNQSIAFPDSGLEMRSIGLSLDESYIFIGTTSRFLSYDSTDLSFFAQTADDIPSGDQNTFVQVQNSTNTICIYVGISSTNRVYQILKRVNDSLEIITNVSISNFNSGFIGLSGDNETIVTANEGNNTASLIELDTLTIFGNSNVGSSPQVLVVI; encoded by the coding sequence ATGACCCTGCTACAGAATATTGTAATTAACGGGCAATTTCAGAGTGGAGAATTATCTCCTTGGACGGGAATCAATGCATGCATCGTTGAAAACCCATGTCCCACAGTAGTAGGAAGATACAGCGCTCTTTTAAAAGGCGGTTCTGAAGATGCAACACTTGAACAACTTATTAATGTAGTAAAAGAGGAATCATATCAACTTTTTATTTCTCTAGCTGCTAATCAAAAAGGCACTTCCCCTTTTGTTCGGATAGTTCTAGAATATTTAGACAGTGATCTCGTGTTTATTGAAAATGGGGTAGAATTAAATATCGAAAAAAGTCAACTTCCTAACGGCAAACAAGACACATTTAAATTAATAACGGAAAATACTACAACTCTCCCTCAGAATGCTGCCTTTGCTCGATTAATTATCACAAAAAAAGGGATCAAGAATACAACGGCTATCTTTATTGATAACGTAGTATTAAATCGCGTTAACACATCATTTGATGTTACGATACCTTTTGCTTATGTAGGCAATACAGGAGAAACTTCTGTCACACCGCTTCCTATAGGTGATACTATTCAGTTAAGTGGTGGAAATCCGGTTGCGATGGCGTTAGTAAACAACTGTGTTTATGTTGCTAATGGAAGAATCATAACGGTTATCGACACAACCGATGATAGTACAACACCCATTGCCATATCACTCGATACCCTTTACCAATACAATAGAAATATACTTGTCAATAGTAGTGAAACAAAAATTTATGTTTGTGCAGGAGAATCAACGGATTCAGCTGGATTGGTTGTGGTTATCGATACAAGTAGTAATTCACTTGAGGCACAAGTAGAAGTAGGTGTCGAACCCGTAGCTTTAGCACTAACAAGTGACGATGAAACACTTTATGTTTTAAGCCAGACAGCCAATACGGTATCTGTGATTGATACAGATACGAATACTTTTACGGCAAGCTTTACCGCTTCTACAAATCGAACAGACGCAACATTTTTACAAATAAATCCAGACAATTCAAAGCTCATTATTGGCTACCAAAGCGCAAATTCGTTTGATGTATACAATATTCCCGAAAACACTTTCAATCAATCTATAGCCTTTCCTGATTCAGGATTAGAAATGAGAAGTATTGGTCTATCTTTAGATGAATCATACATTTTTATAGGTACTACATCTAGGTTTTTGTCCTATGATTCAACTGATCTCAGCTTCTTTGCTCAAACAGCAGATGATATACCAAGTGGGGACCAAAACACATTTGTTCAAGTGCAAAATAGCACTAACACCATTTGTATTTATGTTGGTATAAGCAGTACAAATCGTGTTTACCAAATTTTAAAGAGAGTAAATGATTCACTAGAGATTATTACAAATGTTTCGATTAGCAACTTTAACTCTGGTTTCATCGGTCTATCAGGAGATAATGAAACGATTGTGACCGCCAATGAGGGCAATAATACAGCATCACTTATCGAACTAGATACCCTTACTATTTTCGGAAATTCAAATGTCGGGTCTAGTCCACAAGTTCTCGTTGTAATTTAG
- a CDS encoding NTTRR-F1 domain has protein sequence MRIQNLIQNGNFKSGTLDPWLGENTDVIGSPCPSIVDGFSARLKSGEEVANLFQNFNVITGETYQLVLSIATAGKGTSPPVKIRVEYLNRLLEVVGIGLDESIPKSQLPNGSEGKFNTIQLLTTVVPKEVRFARLIIEKQGLAFSPSVVIDNVFMSRITAELTPLPNTYVGNTGTDTTSIIFEDNFNTLTVGNTPNAMIRAFNGDTRLLYIAFGNEQYVSVIDVSTQEVLTTIPVSGVADFYYNRNIAVSPDASRVYMVTDQFGTGFVNIIDTCTNQLANVVTVGENPLALALTSDGSTLYVANGNSKSVSQLDTENLIIIETFDFLDDFGESISFLVLTSNEQQMIVGGFGPQGDLSCNGKFEVIDVVSSEVIFSITYGTDTNEIIYSMTLSSDGEFLYVGTADNDERTRKTFLNIFDTSTWDCIDIQLYSEFLSTGSGNYFIPYVIQEVSEGVGESLIYVSVVNSSQDVMNIYEISRCNNTFNTVTNVSIDGFTNGYFMLSSDASTITTANQSGNSVSYISTDTFSVASTITVGTCPEVLVVD, from the coding sequence GTGCGAATTCAAAATTTAATCCAAAATGGGAATTTTAAAAGTGGAACTCTTGATCCTTGGTTAGGAGAAAATACCGATGTTATTGGCTCTCCTTGTCCCTCGATAGTGGATGGCTTTAGTGCTAGGTTAAAGAGTGGTGAGGAAGTTGCGAATCTCTTTCAAAATTTTAATGTTATCACGGGTGAAACGTATCAATTAGTCTTGTCGATCGCCACTGCAGGGAAAGGAACGTCTCCTCCTGTAAAAATACGAGTGGAATACCTTAACCGGTTATTAGAAGTCGTTGGAATTGGTTTGGATGAATCAATCCCTAAAAGTCAGTTGCCTAATGGATCTGAAGGTAAATTTAATACGATTCAATTACTAACAACTGTCGTACCAAAAGAGGTGAGGTTTGCGCGGCTCATTATTGAGAAACAAGGATTGGCTTTTTCACCGAGTGTCGTAATCGATAATGTCTTTATGAGCCGTATCACAGCTGAACTAACTCCATTACCGAATACGTACGTCGGAAATACCGGTACAGATACAACTTCTATTATTTTTGAGGATAATTTTAATACCCTTACAGTAGGAAATACCCCAAATGCCATGATTCGCGCGTTTAATGGAGATACACGCTTGTTATATATTGCTTTTGGAAATGAACAATATGTTTCTGTCATTGATGTGTCGACTCAGGAGGTATTAACTACAATTCCTGTAAGTGGTGTTGCTGATTTCTATTACAATCGAAACATTGCGGTTAGTCCTGATGCTTCTAGGGTATATATGGTTACTGATCAATTTGGAACAGGTTTTGTAAACATCATTGATACATGTACGAATCAATTAGCAAATGTGGTGACTGTAGGAGAGAATCCCTTGGCTCTTGCTCTTACAAGTGATGGTTCAACATTATATGTGGCCAATGGTAATTCAAAATCTGTATCGCAACTAGATACAGAGAATTTAATAATAATCGAAACATTTGATTTTTTAGATGACTTTGGCGAATCAATTTCTTTTCTTGTTTTAACTTCAAATGAACAACAAATGATTGTCGGGGGTTTTGGTCCCCAGGGAGACTTAAGTTGTAATGGGAAATTTGAAGTCATTGATGTCGTTTCTAGTGAAGTTATTTTTAGTATAACTTATGGTACTGATACGAATGAAATTATTTATAGTATGACATTATCCTCTGATGGAGAATTTTTGTATGTTGGAACCGCAGACAATGATGAACGAACTAGGAAAACGTTTTTGAATATCTTTGATACCTCTACATGGGATTGTATAGATATACAATTATATAGTGAGTTTTTGAGTACGGGTAGTGGTAACTATTTTATTCCATATGTGATTCAGGAAGTCTCTGAGGGTGTTGGAGAGAGTTTAATCTATGTATCAGTAGTGAATAGTTCACAAGATGTAATGAATATATACGAGATTAGTCGTTGTAACAACACATTTAATACGGTGACGAATGTTTCAATAGATGGTTTTACCAATGGGTATTTTATGCTCTCTTCTGATGCATCTACCATCACAACGGCAAACCAATCAGGTAATTCAGTGTCCTATATTAGCACAGACACATTTAGTGTGGCATCAACTATAACTGTAGGGACATGTCCAGAAGTGCTTGTAGTGGATTAG